ccggaTCGGCTAGCCTCCGGGGAAGGAGGATCGGGCCGATGGGCTCTCGAGAGGCCTATCGTGCTCCGGCTGCGGTCAACTAGTCCCGCGATCTCGAGGACCGAGCGGCGATTTCTAACGCAATAAAACAGACGAGACGCGAAGACGCGAAGACGCGAAGACGCGAAGACGCACACTCATTGCGGACGGCCGCGTCCTTTGCGCCACGTATTACGTCGTACCGTGTATTCTTAAACGCGTTTCCACTCCTCGCCGTTGCGGACCTGCTTCCCCGCCGAGTACACGTCGGTACCTGTCCGTGGTCTGCAGCTTCGGCCACCGAATCTTTCGAACGATACACCGCTCGAAACAACTAGACGGTTACGTCGCTCTCTACGGATCGAAGACCGATCGATCACGATTTAAAGCTCGAATTTAACTTACTTGGCCGGCTTTAAATGCGATCGATTTTACCGCGCAATTATCGTTTAAACGCCAAACGTTATCGCCCCTGTTCACCGTTCCAGTCGGAGATCTGTTTCGCGCCACGTACGACCGACCCCGTCGGTGGTGCCGGAGTTCCAATCTTTCGAACAGAACGAGGTACAACGAAGCTTAGATTACTCGTTTTCGATGTCGAGATCTCGTTATCATCGAACGGCGTTCACAGTCCGCCATTCTAAACGCGGCTACCGCTCGAACGCGTAGAAAATCTTGCCGATTCTCCtagcaataaatattcaatctcttcttcttcttcttcttctttattatCCGTACGTCTTGCTGGTTTCGTCGAGTGGAAACTGGCTCGATCCATCCTCGGGCCGGTGGACGACGATGGCGTTACGTCGGTAGACTTTCGTTACTTTGGAAAATCGTCCAAGTTCGACTTTCGTCGTACAATCGCGGGCAGAAAGTATTTACTCggaaatcgaaacgattcgacgcaAGCGTTGCACGTTCCCGTCGTTGGCGCGGTTTTGTCGTTTCCAGCTTCGCGAAAAGAAACGATCCCGTCGCGTTGCGTTCAACGTTCGCGTTTTCCCCGAATTTCGACGGGAAAGAGATTATTCGAGATCGGTGGTCGTAATCCGAACGTAAAATTGTTCGCGTGGAAGAAATCGCGACACGTACGCGAAGAAACGTCGGCTCGTTCCGAGAAACGCGTGCCCGTTCGCGTTGCTCCGAGCAGATGTCGCGTTAAATATTATAACCGTCGAACGGTGCGTTCGACGACGAGAAACGCGAGAAAGGAATACGAGAGGAGAATTACGAGATGGCTCGGGAGATACGCGCgggcgtattttttctttcctttcttcgcgAGCGGAACGGGTGTTCGAGCTGCCCGCTTCGAAATTACGCGTCTCGGTGTCCCGTAGGAAGAGCAGCCGGTATATTCGGACGTACGAAGTGGTTTTTACGAGACCGAGAAACGACCGAAGGAGCGCGAAGCGAAATCACCGAGTGAATGGAGATTGCAGAATCACGCCGGTTCGGTATTCCCCGCGCGTCTGGCTTATTTATCGGCATCTCCGATTCATGGATACGAACGCTCGCCGGACGGCTGGAAGTTTGACTTTCATCGGGGCTTAACTTCCACGTTGTACGAGCCAGGGTCAACGAATTTGCCGCGGAAGGTGAACGAATGAACAAGCGGCGAACAAAGAGGGTGAAACGAACGGAAATCGTTGTTCCCACGTTTTGCAGCGGGTATCGCATTCTCACACTCGGCGTCGGATTTTCAGCGCAAGAAAACGGGGAAGGCagcggctggctggctggctggcgttTTCTAAACGATTTACTCGCGAGGAGAGCTCGTATCGCGGGATTCAAAGGCAACGAGAACCTCGGTTCGTCGAGATCGTATCGGCTCGCGATAGAAATTGTACGATCGAAAGGTTTCACCGGTCGACGTGATGCGACGTttcttcttcgcgttgaaccgaaagATTTCTCCGAATCGGGAATCGATCCGTGTACGCGTTAGCGCGAGAAAGCGATCAACGATTTCTAAGCGTAAGAAATTAAGGGAGTAGAAATCCGTGAGAAGGAGCTACGATCGCGAAATGGTTCGAAAACTCGGAAGGAATCCGGCGGTTCGCGATCCGCGCTTCGAAATTGTATCGACGGGGAGGACGAAATCGGCGCGCCGAGCcggtctcgtttcttttttccagaAAACGGTAAACGACGAAGGAGCGCGTTGCGTAGGCGAAGCTCgatcctcgatcctcgatcctCGAATTCCGTTGGTTGCAGATGGAACGCGAGACGGGGGCACCTTGAAGCCGGATAGCTGCGAGGGACCGTGGAACGATGGGACGACGCTCGTCCGCGAGGGAAGAACACGAGAAGGTTCGCGCGCAGTAAGAGGGTGGCCGTCATGGCGAGGTGGAAATGGATCCTCCCTGTCCTCGCGGCTCTCTGGACCCTGAGCAACGCCTATCTGACCGTGCTCTCCTCCGATACACCGACGGGGAGCGTGGTCTTCGAGGCGGGTGTGCCTCGGCTGGGCGGTCGTCGAAAGTACCAGGTGTCGAGCGAACGAACCGCCTGGTTCGCGAGGAAACTTCTCAAGGTTCACCCTCACACCGGTCGCGTCACCTTGGCGCGGCCGTTGAGCTGCGACGGGCTCCAGTATCCGCGGATCTTCACCTTCTACGTGGACTCGACGAGCTCCAGGCTGGGCAGACCGACGATCGACTATTACAGCCTCCCCCTGAGGATCCTGATAACCGGCTGCGGCGGTGAGAACCGAGACCTCGCGGCCACCAGAGGATGGATGGCCGAGACTCTGGCCTCGTACGCCATGCCCAGCACCGAGAGGTGATTCTTTTGTTCCCGCGTTCCCGGGCTCGAGCGGTCGAGCGCCGGAAAACGCGACCGATCTTCCTTCGGATAACGCGCCCGTGCAATTAGGCGGCCCGTGATCGCGCGAGCTTTCGCCGCTTCTACTTTTATAATTGATCGTTGCGCGTCTGTGCTCGGGAAAAGAACGGGACGACGGTAATCAGCGCGTTCGGTTCGTCGACAGGTTCGCCGAAGTCTGTCTGAGGACGTCGCAGCTGGTCGCGGCGTTGCGCGACTTCCTTCCGCAGACGGCCCTGAAGGAGTGCGAGACCAGGTGGGGCGGCGTGGCGGATCCGAGGTTTCTGATCGAGGGCGCGGCAGGGGATTTGGTCTCCGCGACGGAGCAATGCCTGGTCGACCCTCTCTGGAAGATCTCCGTCTCGATGAACCTACGGTGCGGGATGGAGTCGCGGCTGACCGACGCCGAGCACCGACTCAAGATCGTCTTTCACCATCGTCAACTGGACGACACGGATCTGGGCAGACGGGTCAGGAGGGAGTTGAAGAATCAGTCGCCGTACTTCGAACAACCGTTGTACGTCGAGGTGGTCGAGGAGGAGAAGGATCCGGGCGTCTACGTGACGTCCGTCCGCGCCCGAGACCCCGAAggcggtacggtacggtactcGATGAGCTCCCTCCTCGACGCTCGTTCCCAGGAGTTGTTGGTCCTCGACCCGGTCACCGGCAGGGTGACCACGCGCGCTCGATTCGACAGGGAGAGCGTCGACGTCCACTACTTCCGCGTGCTGGCCGTCGACGACTCGTTCCCACCGCGGACCGGGACCACCACTCTCCAGGTGAACGTTCTCGACGCGAACGATCACGCGCCGAGCTTCGAGTGGCCGGAATACGACGCCTCGGTCAGGGAGGGTGTGCCCGTCGGCTCGACCGTGGTCACGGTGAAAGCCTCGGACAAGGACACCGGCCGTAACGCCGAGGTCGAGTACTCGATCCTGGCAACCAGCACCGGAGACTCGCTCGCGGCCACCGAGGATACCCTCACCTTCCGAATAGATCCGAGGTCGGGGGTGGTCACGACGCGCACGCcgctcgatcgagaaaaaaCCGAGACCTACACGGTGCTCCTCAGCGTCTCCGATCAAGCGACCCCTCCCTCCGCTAGGAAGATGGCGAACGCGACCCTGATGGTTCGCGTtctcgacgacaacgacaactaTCCTCAATTCACCGAGCGCACCTACTCCGTGTGGATACCCGAGGACTTGGACTACACGGCGAATCCGGTTGTGGCGCGCATACGGGCCACCGACGCGGACGCGGGGAACAACGCCGCGGTACGGTACGCGATCATCGGCGGGAACACGCAAAACACCTTCTCGATAGACTCGATGAGCGGGGACGTGGCGCTCGTCAAGGCTCTGGACTACGAGTCCACCAGAAGCTACAAGATCGTGATTCGCGCCCAGGACGGCGGTTCCCCGGCCAGGTCGAACACCACCCAGCTCTTGGTGCACGTAAAGGACGTTAACGACAACGCGCCGCGTTTCTACACCAGTCATTTTCAAGAGTCCGTGTCGGAGAACGTGCCCGTCGGGTACACGGTACTCAGGATACAGGCCTACGACGCCGACGAGGGCGCGAACGCGCAAATCAAGTACACCGTCGGGGCTCGAGACTTCTCCGGCGCCTCCACGGAGAATTTCCCTATAACGGTGAACGCCGAGACGGGATGGATCTACACGACCAAACAACTCGATCGCGAACAGTGTTCCAGGTAATCGAcgcgatctttctttcttttttctttcccctctttcgttcttcgatttttccaaaGGTTTCTCTTTTCGCTGCGCGTTCTTCGCTACGCGTCGCGCGGCGCAAGGTCGTGTGGCGCTTAACGTTCGTAAACGGGTTTACTTTTAGCGAGAAGAAACGATTGATCGATCGGTCGGTTTCCATTTAGGTATCAATTCACCGTGGTAGCGGCGGATTCGGGCGAAACGCCAAAGACGGCCACCGCCACCGTGATACTCACCATCACCGACGTAAACGACAACGATCCGTACTTCGATCCGAAGAACTACGAATCCGTGGTGTCGGAGGACGATCCACCGGGGACTCCGGTCACTTCGGTGACGGCCACCGATCCCGACGAAGACGCCAGGATCCACTACGAGATCACCGCGGGCAACACCAGGGgtcgtttctcgatcgcgtcTCAAAACGGACGGGGTCTGATCACGGTGGCTcagccgctcgattacaaacagGAGAAGAGATTCGTGTTGACCGTCACTGCCTCGGACAGCGGCGGTAGGACCGACACGGCCCTCGTTTACGTAAACATCTCGGACGCGAACAACTTTTCACCGGTTTTCGAGAACGCGCCGTACTCGGTCTCGGTGTTCGAGGACGCGCCGATCGGCACCACGGTTCTGGTGGTCAGCGCGACCGATTCCGACGTCGGCAAGAACGCTCAAGTCACGTACAGTTTGGACACCGACAACGGGGACCAGACGGCGTCCGAGTTCACCATCAATCCGCAAACGGGCGCCATTACGACTACCCGGACCCTCGATCGCGAACTCGTACCCGCGTACTTGTTGACCGTCACCGCCAGGGACGGAGGTGTCCCCCCGCTCTCGGACACCACGGACGTCGAGATATCCGTCACGGACGTAAACGACAACGCCCCGACCTTCGAGGCACCGCAGTACCAGGGATCCATTCCGGAAGACGTCCTGGTCGGCACCTGCGTCCTCCGAGTTTCCGCCACCGACGCGGACACGGATCTCAACGGCAGGGTAAGGGACTCTCGGCGTTGCTCCGGACCGATTCGAAACGCTCGAATCTTTCCGTCTCTCTCCTActaattttccatcgttcgcAGGTGAGATACGCCCTGGAAGACGACGGGGACGGGGACGGGGCGTTCGCGGTCGATTCGAGCACGGGGATCGTCAGGACGGCGAAGCCCCTGGACCGGGAATCCGTCGCGAGGTACACTCTCAAGATGGTGGCGATGGACAGGGGATCTCCCTCCCTCTCGTTCGCGGTGCCGGTAATCGTAAAGATAGAGGACGTGAACGATTCACCGCCCGCGTTCGAGAACGACAAGATCGTTCTTTACATAGCCGAGAACTCGCCGATCGGCTCGACCGTCGGTGAAATCTACGCTCACGATCCGGACGAGGGACCGAACGCCGTCGTACAGTACTCCGTGATAGGCGGCGAGGACTCGAACAGCTTCGCTCTGAATGTCAGACCGGGCGTGGATCGAGCGGAACTGATCACCCTCGAGGAACTGGACTACGAATCGCCGAAGAAAAAGTTCGAGTTAGTGGTGCGCGCCGCCTCGCCTCCTTTGAGATCGGACGCTCTGGTTCAGATTCTGGTGACCGACGTGAACGACAACGCCCCGGTCTTGAAGGACTTTCAGATCATCTTCAACAACTTCAAAGACTTTTTCCCCACCACGGCCATCGGCAAGATACCGGCCGTCGACGCCGACGTCACCGACAAACTTACCTACACCATACTCGCCGGTAACAACGCCAATTTAATCGACCTGAACCGAACAACGGGCGAGATCCGCCTCTCCCCGCAACTGAACACGAACGTACCGCGCGTCGCGACCATGGAGGTCTCCGTCACGGACGGCATCAACGAGGTCAAGGCCACCATGACTCTCTCCGTGCGGCTCATCACCGACAAAATGCTACTCAACTCGATCACCGTCAGACTGGACGACATGACGGCCGAGGCGTTCCTCAGCCCTCTGTTGGGTTACTTTCTCGACGGTCTTGCGGCGATCATCCCCTGCCCCAGGGAGAACATATTCCTCTTCAGCATACAGGAGGACGCGAACGTTCACGGGAAAATTCTGAACGTGAGCTTCTCCGCGCGCAGAGTCGAGCCGGGCGTCGCGGACGAGTTCTACAGTCCCCAGTTCCTTCAAGAGCGCGTGTACTTGAATCGTGGCATACTGGCGAGACTGGCGACGGTCACGGTGTTGCCGTTCGACGACAATCTTTGCGTCAGGGAGCCCTGCTTGAACTTCGAGGAATGCCTGACCGTGCTCAAGTTCGGAAACGCCTCGGGATTCGCCAACAGCGACACCGTGCTCTTCAGACCGATCTACCCGGTGACAACGTTCGCCTGCAGGTGCGCGAAAGGCTTCACCGGCAGCAAGGAATCGTATTTGTGCGACACGGAGGTAAATCTGTGCTACTCGAATCCCTGCGTGAACGGCGGTAGCTGCTATCGAAAGGAAGGCGGCTACGCGTGCACGTGCCGGCCCGAGTACGCCGGCCCGAATTGCGAGATCTCGCTGGACGAAGATTCCTGCGGTCCCGGTGTCTGCAAAGGTGGCTCCCAGTGCACCGTCAAGACCACCGGGGGTTTCACCTGCGAGGGATGCCCGGTCGCGAGCCTCGAGAGCGTGACGCCGCTCTGCGAGCTGAAAGCTCGCAGCTTCGGACCCGCGACCTTCCTAACGTTCGCCTCGTTGAGGCAGAGGCACAGACTTCACGTCAAGCTGAGGTTCGCTACCGAGGCGGCGAACGGACTGCTGCTCTACAACGGTCGGTACAACGAGAAACACGACTTTGTGGCCTTGGAGATAATCGAGTCGCAGGTGCAGTTCAGTTTCTCCCTCGGCGACGAGGTGACGCGTGCCAGCGCCAGCGTACCCGGCGGCGTCTCCGACGGTCACTGGCACGAGGTCGAAGTTTCTTACATAAACCGAACGGTGACCATCTCGCTGGACAATTGCGACGTCGCTCTGGCTTTGGAGCACGGCGACAGACTCGGCGCCCAGTGGTCCTGCGCCGGTAGAAGCGAACAGGTCCTCGAGGAACGGTGCAACATCGTCACCGAGACCTGCCATCGATTCTTGGATCTGACGGGACCCTTGCAACTCGGCGGTCTGCCCGCCATACCCTCGAGCTTTCAGATTCGAAACAAAGACTTTGTCGGCTGCGTCGGCGAGTTGTTCGTCGACCACACCTTCGTCGACCTGAACTCGTTCGTCGCCGACAACGGCACCAACTCCGGCTGCCCGGAGAAGGCCTCGTTCTGCGCGTCCATGCCCTGCAGAAACGGCGGCAAGTGCAACGAAGTGTGGTCGGGATTCGTCTGCGAGTGCGAGGAG
The Ptiloglossa arizonensis isolate GNS036 chromosome 3, iyPtiAriz1_principal, whole genome shotgun sequence genome window above contains:
- the Stan gene encoding protocadherin-like wing polarity protein stan, which gives rise to MARWKWILPVLAALWTLSNAYLTVLSSDTPTGSVVFEAGVPRLGGRRKYQVSSERTAWFARKLLKVHPHTGRVTLARPLSCDGLQYPRIFTFYVDSTSSRLGRPTIDYYSLPLRILITGCGGENRDLAATRGWMAETLASYAMPSTERFAEVCLRTSQLVAALRDFLPQTALKECETRWGGVADPRFLIEGAAGDLVSATEQCLVDPLWKISVSMNLRCGMESRLTDAEHRLKIVFHHRQLDDTDLGRRVRRELKNQSPYFEQPLYVEVVEEEKDPGVYVTSVRARDPEGGTVRYSMSSLLDARSQELLVLDPVTGRVTTRARFDRESVDVHYFRVLAVDDSFPPRTGTTTLQVNVLDANDHAPSFEWPEYDASVREGVPVGSTVVTVKASDKDTGRNAEVEYSILATSTGDSLAATEDTLTFRIDPRSGVVTTRTPLDREKTETYTVLLSVSDQATPPSARKMANATLMVRVLDDNDNYPQFTERTYSVWIPEDLDYTANPVVARIRATDADAGNNAAVRYAIIGGNTQNTFSIDSMSGDVALVKALDYESTRSYKIVIRAQDGGSPARSNTTQLLVHVKDVNDNAPRFYTSHFQESVSENVPVGYTVLRIQAYDADEGANAQIKYTVGARDFSGASTENFPITVNAETGWIYTTKQLDREQCSRYQFTVVAADSGETPKTATATVILTITDVNDNDPYFDPKNYESVVSEDDPPGTPVTSVTATDPDEDARIHYEITAGNTRGRFSIASQNGRGLITVAQPLDYKQEKRFVLTVTASDSGGRTDTALVYVNISDANNFSPVFENAPYSVSVFEDAPIGTTVLVVSATDSDVGKNAQVTYSLDTDNGDQTASEFTINPQTGAITTTRTLDRELVPAYLLTVTARDGGVPPLSDTTDVEISVTDVNDNAPTFEAPQYQGSIPEDVLVGTCVLRVSATDADTDLNGRVRYALEDDGDGDGAFAVDSSTGIVRTAKPLDRESVARYTLKMVAMDRGSPSLSFAVPVIVKIEDVNDSPPAFENDKIVLYIAENSPIGSTVGEIYAHDPDEGPNAVVQYSVIGGEDSNSFALNVRPGVDRAELITLEELDYESPKKKFELVVRAASPPLRSDALVQILVTDVNDNAPVLKDFQIIFNNFKDFFPTTAIGKIPAVDADVTDKLTYTILAGNNANLIDLNRTTGEIRLSPQLNTNVPRVATMEVSVTDGINEVKATMTLSVRLITDKMLLNSITVRLDDMTAEAFLSPLLGYFLDGLAAIIPCPRENIFLFSIQEDANVHGKILNVSFSARRVEPGVADEFYSPQFLQERVYLNRGILARLATVTVLPFDDNLCVREPCLNFEECLTVLKFGNASGFANSDTVLFRPIYPVTTFACRCAKGFTGSKESYLCDTEVNLCYSNPCVNGGSCYRKEGGYACTCRPEYAGPNCEISLDEDSCGPGVCKGGSQCTVKTTGGFTCEGCPVASLESVTPLCELKARSFGPATFLTFASLRQRHRLHVKLRFATEAANGLLLYNGRYNEKHDFVALEIIESQVQFSFSLGDEVTRASASVPGGVSDGHWHEVEVSYINRTVTISLDNCDVALALEHGDRLGAQWSCAGRSEQVLEERCNIVTETCHRFLDLTGPLQLGGLPAIPSSFQIRNKDFVGCVGELFVDHTFVDLNSFVADNGTNSGCPEKASFCASMPCRNGGKCNEVWSGFVCECEESFAGPTCADEVGKPWNFHGDGMLSFNPLLRPIQLPWLTALSLRTRATRAFVMSVQIGQNSSALLEIREGKLVARLDGSDIVRTWKNVADGEWHRIEIVWQSGQVSLDTNYRNRPLSSPLPAKLQGLYVGRILVGRPEQFTNTELPFFDGCLQDIRIGTNQTVLLRPTVQENVATGCSSEDECNVDCPEASICVAKWKASECVCAPGRAGRDCERVCDLNPCNDTGTCIEDPRSRRGYTCECDSPEYSGDYCEIKADQPCPATWWGTPVCGPCHCDEAKGYDPACNKTTGECYCKENHYQPSGRKECIPCECYATGSFGPRCDTETGQCRCRVGVIGRSCTACPNPYAEVTLRGCEVVYDGCPRSYAEGLWWPRTKFGMTALEDCPDTAEGKTSRSCDDKLGGWQEPDLFNCTSEAFIEQRHQLAALEAKDLTLNTYVAVKIAKDVHRAVNLTKEMYGADLLIAESLLVALLTYEESLVGLNLTHSQDKDYVSHLVGIASSVSMAKYANKWSRIETLNGDTPDKLLDAMANYLRTLTASQHDTFTDPFEVVDANVVLGLDIVTSESLFGYETAEYKEDPSASTARPSEADQKVVIPDTSAFLSTPAHFGPSIAFPKYNNYMADPSRFDPYSKIRVPLSVLGIQPVVQGELNVKKSLVNRKAVLSYVQYKQLGALLPQRFDDSVAVRWGVEVAVGSPVVTVSVLVPSENGYESLTGIPLQSPVQISLWLSEKDDLKTRTNPQCVHWSTARGSGEWSRMGCTTEIEADSLSFGTIVNCSCLQLSTFAILTDVLDLEYVPEPSLLEDVTSYSAFMLALPLLLSALLILSLIRGGGTNSNSIHKNLVMCVFFAEVLYLIALKARSPLVSNEFPCKLTAIGLHYAWLSTFSWTLVDSIHLYRMLTEMRDVNHGQMRFYYTMGYGAPAIIVGLTIGVRADQYGNFYFCWLSIYETVIWSLIGPVCMAVFVNFCILVMSVRAAFTLKEHILGFGNLRTLLWLSVASLPLLGSTWTLTVLNASENSPTLSYLLSIAVVVHAAFSLIGYCFVNGRVRRNLYLSLLRCIGKKTPLLEGSVGNGSSSQNVNGHSRSALAYSSTYSGAESVCRRVHVGVSTSSTTSRSTNKTGSSPYRSDTHLRHTSTSTSNYNSDRDPYMSSRSHRSTLHSRQEATEQRNQRRDSESDSDGSQAEGGRRSLDLASSHSSDEEDVASRSHRNMGVSTQQPVAHSYLPNIHTNPTEHLNILCSNTELFPNIKPIYAPRWSSQLPEAYLSSNVIDVRGSQWSGGTISDNEMASNKTSSPNPLPYPDMNSPQKSQPDENYSEGEEKLHHLGEKYLFPYTAEEDHTVSPTPYILPMSSRILASSMSHHSQNSNHENLSGSERYGSLKRGQSLHGSQHDNLSGSERYGSLKRGKITPSVLEDSPEYILPMSGRILSSSLTHDLQHSNELAALRQQQQQQQQQQQQQQYEQTITETEKDTNAETSV